The genome window tttattgttttaattgtacACGGCAATTTATTTGgcaatacaaatgtaaaatttcACAAGAATAAGATTTTGTATTCCTCTTTTTATATAAAATCGCACAGGGAACAAACAcctggaataaataaatataggctactgtCCTGAGTctttaccttgaaaaaaaagCAATAGGCTACTACTTAGCCTAGTTAGTaggctattatttatttatttatttatttatttagtcatttagtcaacaaaaatgtttcaagTCTTTTTAAAGCTATAATAAACTCAACTCAActcagctttatttatatagcaccactAAAAACAACAATTGTTGACCAGGGTGCTGTACAGTATAACAAACTAACACCATGTACAACATAAATTACAGAGCAAAACAAACCAGTCACAGCACACATCAATGACAATTAAAAGCCAAAGATGggttttgagttttgttttaaactcaTGTAGTGTAGAGGCAGTTCTAATAAAAACAGGTAGACTATTCCAGAGTTTTGGTGCAGCAACAGCAAAGGCTCGGTCTCCTCTTGATTTCAGTCTAGCCCGAGGAACGTTTAACTGTCTCTGGTTGGAAGATGTAAGAGACCTTCCAGGATTAAGAACAGATAGTAAATCAGTAATATATACCAGAGCTAGACCATTCAGAGCTTTAAAAACCAGCaacaaaactttaaaatcaattctgtAACGAATTGGGAGCCAATGCAAAGATATCAGTACCGGGGTAATATGCTCTCGCTTATAAACATATTCAGCCAACACTGATTTGTTTGATATGGATCTGTTTTgaaatttcttgtttttcttccGTTGCTTTATCATTTATCCGTTGGTTATCATTATCAGTCATCTCGGTTTCATGAGTGATTCACAAAACCAAACGTGTGACCAATCTGCTGTTTCTCAAGCATaaagaaaggaaaaacaaaGACTGTCACCGAACATCAGTTAAGAGCAAATATTTacaatgttgtcattatcaattaaaaataaacaataaacatgacagaaaattaataacaaagatTGTTTTCTGatcaataaatgtacatttcaaacaaaatatgttgGCTTGAAAAGGCCACCCCGAGCCAGGTCTCGAACTCAGATCTCTCAAAGCACAGCTGCACCATGTGTCGTAGCATTATCCACTGGCCTATTTTCACTGTTGTCAAGACACGCATGCAAAGCCTACTCATTCATGCAGCCTATCAGGGAAAACTACGCTatcacaaatgtgttttatctgtagcctatataattcacatttctattttttacattttttttacaagaagaaaataacaatacataggcctattaaaaatatatttttaaaaatatagaaatagGTATTAGTACTGCATTAAAGCGCAGTCCATGAAAAAGTaaacacaattttgacatttactGTACTGTTTGAATTCATTCTAAACAGCACATGCTTACACGAATGCTTACATTTACTACAtgtggttatgtgaatgtggtttttaaaaatcttttgatagtatttttttaatctccacATGGTGCAGTTGACTGCTACTTGCGAAAATGAGCtgtggcaagagctcttttcagtcatGCATTCTTTTCCTCATGATTATTTTCCCCTTTTGCATTCTGcggtaatagtatgaaaaaggacaacatatactgcatatttgtggtctgttctcccaaTTTAATTtgcgatatatcccattaataattcactggaatgaacAAAGAATATCTCGGTTTTCTCCTCAaatcctcacgtctctttccagatTTGTTTTTGCAGGTATAtacaaaatgacagaaatcactTTGGAATagtatcacacaattctgaagttcattaacatttttgattaaggcaACGTATGTGTCAGGAAACACAAACTCAATTGCAAGAGGTGAGTAAAAAGTTGAAAACCATTTATTGACAAATAAAGATGGCAGGTGAAGAAATAAACAACAACCAGAGCGGGTGAATAATGGACACTGTCCAATAAAGCACAGAGCACCACAACACCTTTATGATCACTGTAGATGAATGTCCACAATGTCTCTTGTCCTTGCAGGTAGATGTCGGACGAGATGCAAGCGACAGGAATCCAGGAAGTATATACCACAGAGGAATCGGAGTTCAGAGAAACAGCACAGGTAAGTAGCATGAAGAGTTTCGGGTAGTCCTAGTCGTAGACCAGACAAGGATGGTGTGTGTGATGCAGGCTTAAATGCAGGAATGGTGATGAGATGATCGAACGAAGATCAGGTGTTGATGATTAATATTCCAGAGAAGGTGAACGACATGATGAAATGAGGGTGGAGCCTAGCGATTCCATGACAGtatgttacataatacagatatatattacTACAGTGACATTTAACCTGTCCATTATTGCTGTGGAaaaattgtggaaaaaaaattgtggaaaaaaaataattgtttgctAAAGGTAAGTTTgacatatatttcatatttgacatgcaataatTTAGAGAGGAAATAAGGTAGGAGGACAAGTTCCTCTATATGTGAGCTGTATCTGGATCAACTTTTGTGGTGATTGCATAAagaaatcaaaagttacagcatttggaaccaaggtagCCTTTTTGCTTATCTGTTGGCGCCCCctaatgggcatttttaaaatcgttCTTTCACGTGGAGTAACTCATGATAGACACATGGGATCTTGTTTATCTTGGACTCATTTCGATCGGGAAAATCCAGTGTAagtaatgatgtgccattttctacaATCAACGCATGTTTCCTGATGTTATAAGTGGAAAAGCCAAGTGATAGCTACATTTTAGTTTCAGTTGTGCCTGTGGAGTTTTATGTGTCGTAATTGGTTTATTGGATTATGAGGTTAGACTCATTTTAATCAtgagaatctgctgtaaataatgatgtCCAGTTTTCCACAATCAGAGCATGTTTCTTGAAGTTACGAGCCAAAACATGACATAAATGCTGCATcggtttattatttacatatgggtCTTGCGGAGCTTCACGTACAAAAAATTGCTCAAGTGTAGTCAAAGCCCAAAACAATTATGCCCGTTGTATTCTACTCCGTAAGACCTTTCAAATAACATATCACACATGATTATCTGAGCTGTATGATGCTTTTGACACATTGGATTACATAGTAcaagaaaaaatttaataaattaggaattttttttaattatttttcagcaaataactcagcagtacttaggagttaatcaaagtggatacatttattgtaaagttcagactctaagctttcaaatgacacctattttgtgATGATCTAGGCAggagttttaaaaaatatgattattaatttttttatagctaGGTGGCGCCCGCGGGCGGTACACTCCATTTTAGAGTGATGACTCAGCACTTGTTAAGAGTTgaacaaaatgcattaaaaagctgagtttctatgctttaaaatgatacctattttgtgttattcctgtcagtggttgcttagtaatttgattatgaatttttttgtgGGGGGTGGTGTCCTGCCGGCGGGACACTTTGGGCTTaaggggttaaaaaaaaaaatgtattattgcaTTCATAGAGTGAGACTTTCTTTgattgtttacagcttaacggaggTTACACCCGTAATTCATGCAAAGCGTCATGGgccgtaggaataaggtggatagcaGTGCAGCAGCTTCTAACAGCAGCTCCAATGACACAATGATCTTACCAATTACCGAtcggctcttttatttagaatgtGGGACTTATTCTGTATTGAgcattacactttctcccattcttaagtaatatgagtgcaccgTCTTTGTGTATCTAAAGTCTTTGGCCTTACATTCAGTAACCTCTGATGAAGCAAAATCAGACAAAATGTCAGCCTCtgtacttttgtttttaaaagaaaaaaaagacttaatTGAGCTCTTTGTTGTTTTGATTTGAtacaataattgtttttttttttagtgcctTTTTTGGTCCTTCCGCCCTTGCCCCTGAGGAGGTCTGTACACGCCACTGATGAAGATAAACAAGGGGATTAGCACAATGACTCTAGCATAGCATCAGTCAGACATTAGcaataaatatcaatataacacacaaacacaattatCTTATTTACTAACAAATGAAGATAGAAACACTTTTCAGCATTGATGCACACAATGCAAGTATAAAATTCTCTGAACTCAGTGAATACTCTCAGCAGTGCAGTCCCATGTCACACACGCACCCACTTCTCCATCTTTAGTGAATCTGCGCACAATGGAGCGCTGCTCGTGGTCATCGTGTGCGCTCAGGAAGTGTTACACAACAtcagtttatctttccataagataacGTAACTCTTCCATAGCCACACCCAACTTAATCGTTTGTATTTTATGCATCTTGCACAttttattcctttatcattcatggtattcatttagtagttgtgttagttaAACTTGTTTGACTCTTTTGACTTTATATGACACTGACTTGTTATTGCATCACTGGAGCTGCCGGTAGAAGCTCCTGCACTGAAACTATCAAGTGTTCTGAGAAGCACACttatgactgcacatgcgcattggctggtccggcctagaaaatcatgctatttgagcataagaaacagtTCATTTGGGACAGTTCATGTAAGATCTTGTTGTATACTTGAAGTACAAGTATACAACAGGCTGAATTGACTCCTTTGACCTTGGCTGTCTTGGTCAGCTAGAAGAACAGATATATGTTTTAACACATGTTGGAGGCCTTTTTGAAATCTTAGTAAACAAGTCCATATTTCATCTCTGGAAGCCGGGCTAAATGAGCAAGCACTGTTACTGCTTACCTGGAATGGGCCAGACCCGACAGTCACCTCTCAGGTATCAAATACAGACATTAGAATACATGAAACGAGCACATCCCAGTAATCAGACTGGTCATTTCTATAAGTAAAATCTCACTTGAAGTAATTAAAAATCATATAATATATAGCaggataaaatgtttattattgatCAATACCTTTATTATATTCACTCATTATAAATCTCTCAAAAGGATATATCTACACATACTGAAGAGACAAGGGATTCCAGAATCTCCCCCTTCATTACATCTACACTAATATAGACGGAAcacccattttttttcttgtaaaacttTCCAAAAGCCCAATTTTGCCACCATATTGGAAGATTTGCAGTTGGGTTGCATGTTTGAAATTTTAAGAAACTTCATGAGATTTAAAGTATGATTCTGCAAGTTTCTTTTAATCATAAACACAAAATTtcaataataatgacaataatggATTGTGTTGTCATTTGTAGTTACATTGACTATAACTGAAATATCTCTTTGCTATATTAAACAATTCCAGCCTCATTTTAAGCAATGCATGCAGATATCTAAATAATTACTTGATAAGTATAATTAAGGTATATAATTGAAGCACTTGATTATCTTTGGAGTTAAACCATCCTGATATGTTTTCATGATTGTGTGGGTGGCAGCAGGTCTTCAGTTGGACGGATAGGACGATCTGTAATCTTTAAATCACGGCAGAACAACACTTGTTCTTGACCAAGACCCAGTCTGTACTGCCACAGATATACAGACTCATTTGGCTTCAGATCAAATGTGAgttcttcttcctcttcagtCATTTCGTTCCAGCTTTCGTTTTTAGTGCTGACATGTGAACCTCCATATTCTGCAGAAAGGGAGAGGTGCATTTTCGTAATTAACTTTGAAAGCTCTCCAAATTTAGCTGAGGCTGATATGGCTATGTTCCAGTTGTGTGTGATCTGGGACATCTTCTCCTTATTGTATCCCACCTTTTTAGTGATTTTCCTTGTCCATGTCACTGGTTTATTACTGTGGTCATTAGTTATAGTTTTAATATTCTCCCAAATGGCAAAGGCTGGGCCTATAGTTACTGACAGCCCACCAGGGAGGAAGTTAAGAACATCAGGATGAACAGAATAGACTTCAGGGTGATCATTACTGCTGAGGTTGGTACCGGTGTAGAACTCAACTCCCCACTTTGAGCCTGGCTTGAGGAAGGAGAAGTAGCCTTGTACGCCCCAGTAATAGAGACCGTTTCTGAAGTCGGGATGCAGGTCGTATTCTTCAGCATCTGAGTCTTGGCTCATGTTTGTTGTTCTTCGATACCTGCCTTTTTCTTGGAAGATGATGAAAAAATCTATACCAGTTGAGAGGTAGTGGTCTCCACCCTGGCAGTTGGGATGAAGGCTGTAAACTACAGCATTGCTGTCTGTCGTCAGGTCCCTGACTCTGCGGTACTCATTGCCCTTGATGATGTAAAAATAGTTATCCGAATCACCAAGGTAATGGTCTCCATTTTGGCAGGAAGGGTGCAGACTTCGAATAGAGATGGCTGAAcctttatttaaatttcttgACTGCAAAAAGCTGCAGAGATCAGAGCGGATTATATAATAATACCAGTGACCTACTCCACAGATGTCAGTGCCTTTTGCTTTGCTCTTGGGAATAATGCCGTTCATCGTGCCTGAACCTGCAACACAGAATAAATTCAATCTCCACACCAAATGAAAGCTGTTATTTTAGTCCTTCTACAGATTGATCTCATTGATTACTAAAACAGCTTTATATATGTGGCAGTATGCTATCAAAAGCTTAACACAATGGCAATTATGGCACTAAATAGACTACGCCACCCCGGAAATTGGCCGGGGACCCAGAGGTACATCAAGCACACAAAGCACACAGATGCATAGCTTGGCTAAGTCAGATATCAGACAATGATGGAACATTTcacacaattaaaaaaacacacacaaaaaaaaaacattcagaataaTACAAAACTGGTCACTTTaatatacaaacattaaaatgaatgcaTCAACCATACAACATGTTACACACCCACACGGACACACAATTTTACCACTTCAGAACTGGGGAACTCGGGCTCTCTCACAGCACAGAAGCGAAACCCCCGTTGTGAACACTGCAGACTGACAGCCGAACCACCACCACACACAGAGGACTCTGGCTAGTACTGGCACCCCAATTCTGTAGGGAAAAGAAAACAATATGAGACACAagcaaccacacacacacacacgtatatatatacactttccACATAATgatatgatgttttatttacaagGTTCGGGAGGAACAATGTCAGATAATCAGTATtcaacatatctacccaatcagcatgagtgcAGGCCTATATATAATCACAGTCAACTCACCCATGCATCCTCAacagttttcagcatccctccaccacctcGTCTCCTCACACTCACCTGGTTACTTCCTAACCTAAAATCAGTTCACGTTGCTGACCAATCATCGCCCACTCACTACAATTTTTGGCCCATGCCATGGCATTCCCTCTACCATCCTGATTCTTCTCGATCTTAGCTCTGAATTTAACAAAGTCTGCCATGAAATACTAATCTCTCGCCTTTCTGATATTGGTATCACTGGTTCAGCTCTTTCCTGGCTCATTTCCTACTATGCTATCCATTTCATCGCTATGATGATGACATTCAAATCTACCTTACCACCAGCTCTGATAAGCTATCCCTGCCTGACTCACTTACTGCATGCATCAGGGATATCAAGCATTGGATGTTGTAACGGTCACTTAGagcattttacagtaatttgaGGTAGAATGTGAACTGCGCACGTGCATTGTGTGCGCGCGTCTGTAAGAGAATGCGAACAGTGCAGGAGAAGAGATAACCGCGCTTTcccttttattttcctttttctgttTGTGACCTAagttgaatgtttatttgtatccTTTTCTCTCACTCATCCCCATGTATGCGGACGAGTGTGACGATGTATACGTCATTTTATTAAACCCGGGGAAAATACGCCAGCTCTCGCTTCATGTGCATCATTTTCCTCGAGCTCTACACATTCTctacacatttgtttttctgggCAATAACATTTCAGCTCTGCTTTACAAAGTGGCGCCCGAACAGTTTGAATCTACCAACGTTGTCTCGTTCTCTCCTGCCGGTTACGGATTATCGACGGACATGTTTGTGGTTCGATGTGTTTTCCAGGCAAGACAACTAAGGTTAGCTTGCTAACCGCGGAGAGCGCGTGGAATTCAGTTGATGGACGTGCGATCACGTTTCGCGGATTTTCTGCTGTTTAAAGACTTGTATGAGATTGACTGGAGCTGCAAATAGTGCAGGTGAACTTCATGCTGTTTTGTTTCGTCTAGTTGGTCATATTTTTCAACAGGACGGACAGTTTATTGTTCCTTGAATTCAGAACTCTGTTTGAAGAGACTTAAGAAAGAAGAAACACttggaatatttattttgattttttttttcttcttcctcttgGAAAAACGgacatttgttttgtgtttttgccggattgcacattttttttgagGCGACTACACAAGCCTTTACCGTTCGACGtcacgtttttttttccttcttcatCTCTTCACGTGGCCTGATACtgtgtctaaaaaaaaaaaaactgtcattgGTTCTTATCTAagtttgtattgtattttgtgCATCTTCTCTGAGaaattgtttatattgttttaacaGAGACTGTACAGGTGCACATTAATATTTCTTCAGCAGACAAACAGGTTTAATGTACTGTATTGTGCTTATTTTCTGATTGATTCATTGTAAACTGTGCATCTgcatataatattttgttttacttttctGATTATATTTCTATAATTTGCTGAATATAGATTATACAAGATGGCTGAAAATCGTGACCTACTTGATTTACTGACATGTTCTGACTATTTACCAAGACAGAGTACATCTCAGAGAGAGGATGGAGACTTACGGTCTCAGGTTCAGTTCCTACAGGATGAGGTCGCTGTACTGCAACGCTGTCTCCGTGACTCGCTGGACCTGCAAAAGAGTGTGATTGACTGCATGAGTCCAGATAACGGTACCGTTCCTGTTGTGTCACGCCCGGAATCTTGTCCTTTAGCCGCTTCTACTCCGTATGTTCGAGGACAGGCTCTGATGGGTGATTCAAGGTCAGTTTTTCATAATGCGCCTCATGTATGTACACCTGCAGTGTCTCAACCAGCTTCGGCTGATTTGTCAGCTACGTCCAGGGTCTTGGCCTCTGTCCTCCATCAGTCACGTCTTGAACCTGTAATATTCGACGGTGAAGGAAAGACGAGTCAGTCTGTCGACATATACAGGACTTCGTTAGATCTTACTGATTCCCAGATGATACTGGAGCTTCCCCGTTTTCTCTCCAAAGAGCCAAAGAAGTGGTTTAATGTCCTGAGTTCTCATGTTTCCACATGGGCCCAGTTTTGCGATCTGTTTAGGAAGGTTTTTCTGCCTTCTGATAATCAGGAGTACATTATGAGAGGTATCCTGGACCGATGTTGAAAAATACAGGGTAGAGCTCTATGGTACTGCAGTAACATCTGTGATGGACCTTCTTTTACATGCGCATGAGCTACATGCAGTCTTGGGTCCGTGTGGTTCTTATGCGCCCCAAATCCCGCAGTCGGTTCCTGTCCCGAGGGAACTTTATTGCTTCAAGTGTTTGACGCCGGGGTTTACTTCCCGTAACTGTCCATCTTGTAGACTCCAGAGTAGTCCAAATGTACGCTCAGGAGGTTCGCCCAGTCGACACACTGAACAGACTATGGAGATGCAGAGCTCAGAACGTCAAGGTAACATGTTTCGTACGGTGGTTGCGGACCCGGGTGCCTCAGTTAGGCCCAAGTCGGGAAACTTCGGGGGGGGAGGACGTTTCAGAGAGGCAATCCTCCCCCGAGACAGTAATTGAGCCTCACTTATCTGACTCATCTAAGTCCACTCAGCTTGCTCTTGGTCATGTGGAAGACGTCACATCTTCATCTTCCTGGAACACACCTTTCCGTGTTCAGGTCAATTTTCACGGCCAGGTACTTGAAGCTACCCTGGATACGGGTGCTTCCATTTCAGCTGTGCGAGAGGATGTTTCAAAAATTGTTCCTGGGGGGACTTTTAAGACAACAGTTTGGTCTGCGCCTCCTTTACAGCTTGCAGATGGGGCACTGTGTTGTCCTTTGGGTTTGGCTTGGCTACAGTTTAGTTTCATGGGCCAGCGCTTTTACCATCGTTTTGCAGTCATCAAAAACCTTTCAGCACCACTCGTCTTGGGCATGGATTTTATGATGAGAGCTTCTGTTGTGATTCAGGTTCCTTCCAGAACGGTTGTTCTGGGTGATGTGCCAGAGGTCTCAGAAGAGCTGGAGGGAGTTGACTTGATGTCACCAAGTCACGGTATACTTGGTTTAGCGTCCAGTTCTTTTAGTTTGGCTACAAAAGTGGATGAGGCTGCTCTAAATGATGGTGAAAAAATTAAGCTTGCTGAGTTGTTGAGATCTTTTTCTGATTTATTCGATGGACATCTAGGCCATACATCCCTTGTTGAGCACAAAATTGACACAGGTCAGGCCAGACCTGTCCATCTTGCTCCATACCGTACCTCATTTGCGAAGAAAGAACTGATTGAGAGGCAGATCGACATGATGCTAGCAGAAGGTATTGTGGAACCAGCATCAGGGCCTTGGGCTGTACCAGTTGTCATCGTTCAAAAGCCTTCCGGTGAACCAAGGTTTTGTGTAGATTATCGAGGGCTGAACCATTTTACGATGAAAGACTCGTACCCACTTCCGAGAATAGATGAGTCCCTTGATTTTCTAGCGAGAGGAAATTTTGTGTCCACAATCGATCTAGCCAGGGGCTATTGGCAGGTGGCCGTGGAGGAATCTTCAAGGCCTAAGACTGCTTTTATTTCTCACCGTGGGTTGTACCAGTTCCGTGTTCTTCCTTTTGGCCTTTGTAACGCCCCAGCCACTTTTCAGAGGCTTATGAACATGGTTCTGACAGGCCTTATCTACAAGTCGTGCGCAGTTTACCTTGATGATATTGTGGTTGCCTCGCCCACGTTTGAACTACACCTGATAAACCTTGA of Ctenopharyngodon idella isolate HZGC_01 chromosome 9, HZGC01, whole genome shotgun sequence contains these proteins:
- the LOC127519200 gene encoding uncharacterized protein LOC127519200, which encodes MNGIIPKSKAKGTDICGVGHWYYYIIRSDLCSFLQSRNLNKGSAISIRSLHPSCQNGDHYLGDSDNYFYIIKGNEYRRVRDLTTDSNAVVYSLHPNCQGGDHYLSTGIDFFIIFQEKGRYRRTTNMSQDSDAEEYDLHPDFRNGLYYWGVQGYFSFLKPGSKWGVEFYTGTNLSSNDHPEVYSVHPDVLNFLPGGLSVTIGPAFAIWENIKTITNDHSNKPVTWTRKITKKVGYNKEKMSQITHNWNIAISASAKFGELSKLITKMHLSLSAEYGGSHVSTKNESWNEMTEEEEELTFDLKPNESVYLWQYRLGLGQEQVLFCRDLKITDRPIRPTEDLLPPTQS